A section of the Naumovozyma dairenensis CBS 421 chromosome 5, complete genome genome encodes:
- the SEC62 gene encoding Sec63 complex subunit SEC62 (similar to Saccharomyces cerevisiae SEC62 (YPL094C); ancestral locus Anc_8.572), which translates to MSELNPASTLAIAKLLRHHKELKQRQGLFQSRTVDFFRYKRFVRALESPEYKKKSSNQPDLYPPVTSSEDARTVFILLIKSQLVVPATKLHNHECKANGLKPNKDYPNLVLSNKATLSPNEYYVWNYNPKSFTDYVIVIAVIAILLALVCYPLWPRSMRRSSYYVSMGSLGLIVALLVIAVLRLILYVMSLLFVSKKTGGFWIFPNLFEDCGVLDSFKPLYGFGEVDSYSYQKKMKRIKRNLDKKNKIAQTPSTDKEDIEKEEKNNDDDTTKISKTPKLEEIPEKK; encoded by the coding sequence ATGTCTGAATTAAACCCTGCTAGTACTTTGGCCATCGCCAAACTATTACGTCACCACaaggaattgaaacaaaGACAAGGTTTATTTCAATCCAGAACTGTTGATTTTTTCCGTTATAAAAGATTTGTTAGAGCTTTAGAATCTCCagaatacaaaaaaaaatcatcgAACCAACCAGATTTATACCCTCCCGTGACATCCTCAGAAGATGCCCGTACTGTTTTCATCCTTTTAATTAAATCCCAATTAGTAGTGCCTGCTACAAAATTGCATAACCATGAATGTAAAGCAAATGGACTGAAACCAAATAAAGATTATCCAAATTTAGTCTTATCCAATAAGGCTACTTTATCTCCAAATGAATATTACGTCTGGAATTATAATCCAAAATCATTCACCGACTATGTAATCGTTATCGCTGTCATTGCTATCTTATTAGCATTAGTTTGTTATCCATTATGGCCAAGGTCAATGAGACGTTCATCTTATTATGTTTCCATGGGGTCACTTGGTTTAATTGTCGCATTATTGGTCATTGCTGTCTTAAGATTGATACTATATGTTATgtctttgttgtttgttaGTAAAAAAACAGGTGGATTTTGGATTTTCCCCAATTTGTTCGAAGATTGTGGGGTCTTGGATAGTTTTAAACCATTATATGGGTTCGGAGAAGTCGATTCTTATAGttatcaaaagaaaatgaaaagaataaagagaaatttagataagaagaataaaattgCACAGACTCCTTCTACTGACAAGGAAGATATtgagaaagaagaaaagaataatgatgatgataccACTAAGATATCAAAGACTCctaaattagaagaaatcccggaaaaaaaatag